Proteins from one Anopheles nili chromosome 2, idAnoNiliSN_F5_01, whole genome shotgun sequence genomic window:
- the LOC128730256 gene encoding PDF receptor has translation MVSIIGGPSTVAAAAAAVAGAGTTNGSSDGTQLFINTTLDSCALKYEEFVIPNTVPYCNWTWDNVLCWPPTAANLTISQRCPPAHGVDTTKFAERRCSAEGQWESKPGTTPSPVGWTNYTPCYNAEAKQLFRKLYSSGNIDDVNIKFDIAERTRMLELVGFSLSLVALIISLVIFCKFRGLRNNRTRIHKNLFVAMVIQVVIRLTLYIDQAIIRSGSKKFGNASSRQGIDNTSFLCEASYVLLEYARTCMFMWMFIEGLYLHNVVTVTVFQGRFPHTLYAAVGWGGPLLLTIIWAVTTAQYIRQQKCWWGYNLTPYYWILEGPRLAVVVLNFIFLLNIIRVLIVKLRQSHTSDVEQARKAVRAAVVLVPLLGITNILNMTEAPLDKTVLEFAIWSYVTHFLVSFQGFFIALLYCFLNGEVRTALMKSISVYLSLRGHHDWAVRRQSLFSAGYPTAPVNEAPNAGESNRNTNRNTAANNSLLGANNHTANGGGGAANNGGGFRGGWFGRCFLVQKHTNPSAPEPAPPESVVFDISD, from the exons ATGGTGTCAATAATCGGTGGCCCTTCTActgtcgctgctgctgctgctgctgttgccggtGCCGGAACCACCAACGGCAGCAGTGATGGGACGCAGCTGTTCATCAACACAACGCTTGACTCATGTGCCCTTAAGTATGAAGAGTTCGTTATACCAAACACAG TTCCTTACTGCAACTGGACCTGGGACAACGTACTGTGCTGGCCACCGACGGCGGCCAATTTGACAATAAGCCAGCGATGCCCTCCAGCACACGGAGTCGATACCACAA AGTTTGCCGAACGACGATGCAGCGCCGAGGGGCAGTGGGAAAGCAAACCGGGCACCACGCCGTCCCCAGTCGGTTGGACCAACTACACACCCTGCTACAACGCGGAAGCTAAACAACTGTTTAGAAAGCTTTACTCCAGCGGCAACATCGACGATGTAAAC ATCAAATTTGACATCGCCGAGCGAACGCGCATGCTGGAACTCGTAGGATTTAGTCTTTCGCTCGTAGCACTAATTATATCCTTGGttatattttgcaaatttcG TGGCCTCCGGAACAATCGGACGCGCATACACAAGAACCTGttcgttgccatggtgataCAGGTGGTGATCCGCCTGACGTTATACATCGACCAAGCGATCATTCGCAGCGGCAGCAAGAAGTTCGGCAACGCAAGCTCCCGCCAGGGGATCGATAACACG TCATTCCTGTGCGAAGCGTCGTACGTGCTGCTGGAGTACGCCAGGACCTGCATGTTTATGTGGATGTTTATAGAGGGGCTATATTTACACAACGTAGTAACGGTTACAGTATTTCAAGGAAGGTTTCCGCACACGCTTTATGCCGCCGTCGGCTGGGGTGGCCCACTCCTGCTGACCATCATCTGGGCGGTTACAACGGCCCAGTACATCCGGCAGCAAAA ATGCTGGTGGGGTTACAACTTGACGCCTTATTACTGGATTTTGGAAGGTCCAAGACTAGCAGTAGTCGTG TtgaatttcatatttttactAAATATCATAAGAGTATTGATCGTGAAGCTACGCCAAAGCCACACCAGCGACGTGGAGCAAGCCCGCAAGGCGGTCCGAGCGGCGGTCGTCCTTGTGCCATTACTAGGAATCACCAACATACTCAACATGACGGAAGCACCGCTCGATAAGACGGTGCTCGAGTTCGCCATCTGGTCGTACGTGACGCACTTTCTCGTGTCCTTTCAAGGGTTTTTCATCGCGCTGCTCTACTGCTTCCTAAACGGCGAG GTTCGCACGGCCCTCATGAAGAGCATCAGCGTGTATCTGTCCCTGCGAGGACACCACGATTGGGCAGTTCGCCGGCAGTCGCTGTTTTCCGCCGGTTATCCTACGGCTCCGGTCAACGAGGCACCGAACGCGGGTGAATCAAACCG AAACACCAACCGCAACACCGCCGCCAACAACAGCCTGCTCGGTGCCAACAACCACACCGCCAATGGGGGTGGTGGCGCGGCCAACAATGGGGGTGGTTTCCGCGGGGGCTGGTTTGGCCGCTGCTTCCTAGTACAAAAACATACCAACCCGtccgcaccggaaccggcccCACCTGAGTCAGTTGTATTCGATATTTCCGACTAG
- the LOC128722263 gene encoding rRNA methyltransferase 3, mitochondrial, with product MIRTWNVVRFCAKTASSTVQCRREFSVVRSVQQRLSSALLVPRGSRTVDSSAASESSVLDATEELAAEDELLNNQRNIPNLKVRQLLKDVPKKKFQHDKVPHNENRKIPKPAHKQTDIEKDTLRIVQHRYQDPCASEDRFDKNLKLRYTLLQSNDDRYRDLQSLMGSRKKREREKLLVLEGRRLIMDGYGAGLRLEAIVTSDLKLLAELTWKPKPKNCPTFLVNRQTMLEWSSLTTSPGLIGVFAEPPNLTDLITRNAQGSKRLPVTVVCDNIREPNNLGSVIRSCAAVSVQEVILLKGCAHPWDLKCLRGGAGAHFRVPVHGPLEPYQLPEYSRAGSIYVIADNKKPNDERHGFRWRHYDQIDYGNAEHVVLVIGGETYGVSDDTRTLVHELTQTENKQMTDQAFVAHIPLSNGVESLNTASALSVLLYEMRRSLVHLRQDDKETN from the exons ATGATTCGCACGTGGAATGTGGTGCGATTTTGTGCAAAAACAGCTAGCAGCACCGTACAATGTCGCCGGGAGTTCAGTGTGGTGCGTAGTGTGCAACAAAGGCTGTCTTCCGCTCTGCTGGTACCACGTGGTTCACGAACAGTCGACTCATCAGCTGCTTCGGAGTCCTCTGTGTTGGACGCTACGGAAGAGCTTGCCGCCGAAGACGAGCTGCTGAACAATCAGAGAAACATACCTAATTTGAAGGTGAGGCAGCTGCTGAAAGAtgtcccgaaaaaaaagtttcagCACGACAAAGTCCCACACAACGAGAACAGGAAGATACCAAAGCCGGCACACAAGCAAACAGACATCGAGAAAGACACACTGCGAATCGTACAGCATCGCTACCAGGATCCGTGCGCATCAGAGGATCGGTTtgacaaaaatttaaaactacGCTACACGCTGCTGCAGTCCAACGACGACCGGTACCGTGATTTACAGTCGCTGATGGGTTCTCGGAAAAAGCGCGAACGCGAAAAGCTCCTGGTACTGGAAGGAAGGCGGCTCATAATGGACGGCTACGGTGCCGGTTTACGCCTTGAAGCGATTGTAACGAGCGACTTAAAGCTGCTGGCGGAGCTCACCTGGAAGCCAAAGCCAAAAAACTGTCCCACTTTTCTCGTCAACCGGCAAACCATGCTGGAATGGTCCTCGTTGACTACCAGCCCGGGGCTAATAG GCGTCTTTGCCGAGCCACCCAACCTGACCGATTTAATCACCCGAAACGCGCAGGGCAGCAAACGACTTCCGGTGACGGTGGTTTGCGACAACATTCGCGAACCGAACAATTTGGGCAGCGTAATACGTAGCTGTGCGGCGGTATCGGTGCAGGAAGTAATCTTGCTGAAAGGCTGCGCTCATCCGTGGGATTTGAAATGCTTACGCGGTGGTGCCGGTGCACACTTTCGCGTTCCCGTTCATGGTCCGTTGGAACCGTACCAGCTGCCGGAATACTCGCGCGCCGGATCTATTTATGTGATTGCCGATAATAAGAAACCGAACGACGAACGGCATGGGTTCCGGTGGCGGCATTACGACCAGATCGATTACGGAAATGCCGAGCACGTGGTGCTGGTAATTGGTGGCGAAACGTACGGCGTTAGCGATGACACAAGAAC cCTGGTACACGAGCTTACTCAGACAGAGAACAAGCAAATGACCGATCAAGCTTTCGTGGCACACATTCCACTCTCGAACGGTGTCGAAAGTCTAAATACGGCATCGGCGTTGAGTGTTCTACTTTACGAAATGAGACGATCACTGGTGCATCTGAGGCAGGATGATAAGGAGACGAATTGA
- the LOC128720976 gene encoding DNA topoisomerase 3-beta → MKVALMVAEKPSLAASLASILSNGKCSVRKGSNNACSVHEWVGQFRGETTRFKMTSVCGHIMGLEFVGKYNSWDRVDPAELFSCPTEKKESTPSLRMPYFLSQEARGCDYLILWLDCDKEGENICYEVMAAVSDSIHNVHSNRITYRAKFSAITEKDIKYAMDNLIHPNENEAKSVDARQELDLRIGCAFTRFQTKFFQDKYADLDASLISYGPCQTPTLGFCVQRHDEIQTFKPETFWFVQVTVGESPEVKLEWHRVRVFEKEVACIYLNKVKEQKEAIVEAVTSKEQTRGRPQALNTVELMRAASAGLGIGPHTAMQIAEKLYIRGYISYPRTETTQYPTNFDLNGVARMLQPSAEFGEEAKAISRDMSHPRKGNDAGDHPPITPMKLASRNELESDCWRVYDYICRHFLGTISRDLKYRTHTTKFRIGGELFTATTNMLIDPGFTKVMTWQSFGKNELVHQFAVNDKVKISDVRLVESQTGPPDYLTESELISLMEKHGIGTDASIPVHINNICQRNYVAIGSGRTLTPTNLGIVLVHGYQKIDPELVLPTMRSAVEQQLNLIAHGSADFRLVLKHAVEIFRLKFLYFVQNISNMDILFESTFSSLSSSGKALSRCGKCRRYMKYIQSKPARLHCPTCDETYNLPIKGSIRVYRELKCPLDDFELVAWTNGAMGKAYPLCPYCYNHPPFRDMMKNSGCNNCPHPTCAHSVSLLGVSSCMECERGVLVLDCTMTPKTWRLVCNGMCDVIVNCFADAVKVTVEADSCEECGAQQVTAVYKQEKSPFKDEVTEKKGCIFCFADFMPLVEKHKAVEMRRNHAGGRGRGRGFRGRGGKGGRGRSKQPKDKMTQLANYFV, encoded by the exons ATGAAGGTCGCACTGATGGTGGCGGAGAAGCCATCGCTTGCGGCATCGCTGGCAAGCATCTTGAGCAACGGGAAGTGTTCGGTGCGGAAAG GCTCCAACAACGCGTGCTCGGTGCACGAATGGGTGGGTCAGTTCCGGGGCGAAACCACACGCTTCAAGATGACGTCCGTGTGTGGGCACATTATGGGACTGGAATTTGTGGGCAAGTACAACTCTTGGGATCGTGTAGACCCGGCGGAGCTGTTCTCGTGTCCTACTGAGAAGAAAGAATCCACGCCTTCCCTGCGAATGCCATACTTCCTGTCACAGGAGGCTCGCGGGTGCGACTACCTCATCCTGTGGCTCGATTGCGACAAGGAGGGCGAGAACATTTGCTACGAAGTGATGGCGGCCGTGTCCGATTCGATACATAACGTGCACTCGAACAGGATTACGTACCGCGCCAAGTTTTCCGCCATCACCGAAAAGGACATCAAGTACGCGATGGACAATCTAATTCACCCGAACGAAAACGAGGCCAAGTCCGTCGACGCACGGCAAGAGCTCGATTTGCGCATTGGTTGTGCGTTCACCCGGTTTCAAACGAAGTTCTTCCAGGACAAATACGCAGACCTCGACGCGTCACTTATATCGTACGGTCCGTGCCAAACGCCGACGCTAGGATTTTGCGTCCAGCGCCACGACGaaattcaaacattcaaaCCAGAAACGTTCTGGTTCGTGCAGGTGACAGTGGGCGAAAGTCCGGAAGTGAAGCTCGAATGGCaccgggtgcgtgtgtttgagaaGGAGGTGGCATGTATATATCTGAATAAGGTTAAGGAACAAAAGGAAGCAAT TGTTGAAGCGGTAACCTCCAAGGAACAGACACGTGGACGTCCACAGGCGCTAAATACTGTCGAACTCATGCGTGCTGCCAGTGCAGGATTGGGCATAGGTCCTCATACGGCCATGCAAATTGCTGAAAA ACTCTACATCCGGGGATACATCAGTTACCCTCGAACGGAAACCACACAGTATCCAACAAACTTTGATCTGAA TGGAGTTGCACGAATGTTGCAACCGTCAGCGGAATTCggggaagaagcaaaagcgattTCACGCGATATGAGTCACCCCCGGAAGGGTAATGATGCCGGTGACCATCCACCGATCACACCGATGAAGCTGGCCTCCCGCAATGAGCTGGAGAGCGATTGTTGGCGCGTGTACGATTACATTTGCCGCCACTTTCTCGGTACCATTTCGCGCGATCTGAAGTACCGCACGCACACGACCAAGTTTCGCATCGGTGGTGAGCTCTTTACGGCCACCACGAACATGCTTATTGATCCCGGTTTCACGAAGGTTATGACGTGGCAAAGTTTTGGCAAAAACGAGCTCGTGCACCAGTTTGCGGTCAATGATAAGGTGAAGATCAGCGACGTACGGTTGGTCGAAAGCCAGACGGGTCCTCCTGATTATCTGACCGAATCGGAGCTGATCTCGCTGATGGAAAAGCATGGCATCGGCACAGACGCCTCCATTCCAGTGCACATCAACAATATATGCCAACGTAATTACGTTGCGATCGGGAGCGGGCGCACATTAACACCGACGAATCTGGGCATCGTGCTTGTGCACGGCTACCAAAAG ATCGATCCGGAGCTGGTTCTGCCGACGATGCGTTCCGCCGTGGAGCAACAGCTGAATCTCATCGCACACGGTTCCGCCGACTTTCGGTTGGTGTTGAAACACGCGGTCGAAATATTCCGTTTAAAGTTCTTGTACTTCGTGCAAAACATCAGCAACATGGACATACTGTTTGAGTCCACCTTTTCCTCGCTCAGCTCGTCCGGTAAGGCACTGTCGCGCTGCGGCAAGTGTCGCCGTTACATGAAATACATTCAATCGAAACCAGCCCGCTTACATTGCCCAACGTGCGACGAGACGTACAATCTGCCAATAAAGGGTTCGATTCGGGTGTACCGCGAACTGAAGTGTCCGCTTGACGACTTTGAGCTGGTAGCGTGGACGAATGGCGCGATGGGAAAGGCGTACCCGCTCTGCCCGTACTGCTACAATCATCCTCCATTCAGGGATATGATGAAGAACTCCGGGTGCAACAACTGCCCGCACCCGACCTGTGCACATTCGGTATCCTTGTTGGGTGTTTCGAGCTGCATGGAGTGTGAGCGGGGTGTGTTGGTGCTTGATTGCACGATGACCCCGAAAACGTGGCGGTTGGTATGTAACGGCATGTGCGATGTCATCGTCAACTGTTTCGCGGATGCGGTGAAAGTTACTGTGGAAG CCGATTCGTGTGAAGAATGCGGTGCCCAGCAGGTGACGGCCGTGTACAAGCAGGAGAAGTCTCCGTTTAAGGACGAGGTGACGGAGAAGaagggttgcattttttgttttgctgattttATGCCTCTG GTTGAAAAGCACAAGGCGGTTGAGATGCGCCGGAACCATGCGGGCGGTCGCGGCCGTGGTCGGGGTTTCCGTGGCAGGGGAGGCAAAGGAGGTCGTGGCAGGAGCAAACAACCCAAGGACAAGATGACGCAGCTGGCAAATTACTTCGTGTAG
- the LOC128720977 gene encoding aldehyde dehydrogenase, mitochondrial, translated as MHRLVKSSSVLRALATSARNYSVPAPKSSPEILYTGIFINNEWHKSSTGKTFPTINPSNEQVIAEIQQGTKADIDQAVVAARDAFRLGSPWRRMDASKRGQLLYRLADLMERDQVYLASLETLDNGKPYFMSYNVDVPMAINNLRYYAGWADKNHGKVIPMDGEFFVYTRHEPVGVCGQIIPWNFPILMAAWKFGPALATGNTIILKPAEQTSLTALYLAQLAKEAGFPPGVINVVPGYGDAGAALVDHHDVDKVAFTGSTEVGKKIQQGSGLSNLKRTTLELGGKSPNIILADADMKHAVETSHFGLFFNMGQCCCAGSRTFIEDKIYDEFVERSAERAKKRTVGNPFDLTTEHGPQVDRDQYDKILGLIDTGKKQGARLVAGGEKVQDLPGYFIQPTVFADVQDDMTIAKEEIFGPVQQLIRFKSLDEVIERANKTDYGLAAAVFSKDIDKVNYLVQGLRAGTVWVNTYNVLSAQAPFGGYKMSGHGRENGEYGLQAYTEVKSVITRIPVKNS; from the exons ATGCATCGTTTGGTGAAGTCATCTAGCGTTCTGCGTGCCCTTGCGACGTCCGCCAGGAACTACTCGGTGCCGGCTCCCAAATCTTCGCCCGAGATTCTCTATACCGGT ATTTTTATCAACAATGAGTGGCACAAAAGCTCCACCGGAAAGACCTTTCCCACGATCAACCCGTCGAATGAGCAAGTGATCGCGGAGATTCAGCAGGGCACGAAAGCGGACATCGATCAAGCGGTTGTGGCGGCGAGAGATGCCTTCCG CCTCGGTTCGCCATGGCGCCGCATGGACGCTTCGAAGCGTGGACAGCTGTTGTATCGACTGGCTGATTTGATGGAACGCGATCAGGTGTATCTGGCG AGCCTGGAGACGCTGGATAATGGCAAGCCGTACTTCATGTCGTACAACGTCGATGTACCGATGGCCATCAACAACCTGCGCTACTACGCTGGCTGGGCCGATAAGAACCACGGTAAGGTTATACCGATGGATGGGGAGTTTTTCGTGTACACCCGCCACGAACCGGTCGGTGTTTGCGGACAGATCATCCCATGGAACTTCCCGATCCTGATGGCGGCTTGGAAGTTCGGTCCGGCGCTGGCTACCGGCAACACGATCATTTTGAAACCGGCCGAGCAGACCTCACTGACGGCGCTGTACTTGGCGCAACTGGCGAAAGAGGCCGGATTCCCGCCCGGTGTGATTAACGTCGTGCCCGGATACGGTGATGCTGGAGCCGCACTCGTCGATCACCATGACGTAGACAAGGTGGCGTTTACCGGTTCCACGGAAGTGGGCAAGAAGATCCAACAGGGCTCGGGGTTGAGCAACCTAAAGCGTACGACGCTCGAGCTGGGTGGTAAAAGCCCCAACATCATTCTGGCCGATGCGGATATGAAACACGCCGTGGAAACGTCACACTTCGGGCTGTTCTTCAACATGGGCCAGTGCTGTTGCGCCGGATCGCGCACATTCATCGAGGACAAGATCTACGACGAGTTTGTGGAACGAAGCGCAGAGCGGGCAAAGAAACGCACCGTGGGCAATCCGTTCGATTTGACCACCGAGCATGGACCGCAGGTTGATCGCGATCAGTACGACAAAATCCTCGGATTGATCGACACCGGCAAGAAGCAGGGTGCGCGTTTAGTGGCGGGTGGTGAAAAGGTGCAGGACCTGCCCGGCTACTTCATCCAGCCGACCGTGTTCGCGGACGTGCAGGATGATATGACGATCGCGAAGGAGGAAATCTTCGGTCCCGTGCAGCAGCTGATTCGCTTCAAGTCGCTGGACGAGGTAATTGAGCGTGCGAACAAGACCGATTACGGTCTCGCGGCGGCCGTGTTCTCGAAGGACATCGACAAGGTGAACTATCTGGTGCAGGGATTGCGCGCTGGTACGGTGTGGGTAAACACATACAACGTGCTGTCGGCGCAGGCACCGTTCGGTGGGTACAAAATGTCCGGCCATGGGCGTGAAAACGGCGAGTACGGGCTGCAGGCGTACACGGAAGTGAAGAGCGTCATCACCCGGATTCCAGTGAAGAATTCGTAA